A single genomic interval of Acidobacteriota bacterium harbors:
- a CDS encoding glycosyltransferase family 4 protein produces the protein MKIAVITSNPLFAEGGHVVLARSLVDALREAGHEVDLVRTPQNRFGRQGAAYLATWLTDVGVACDESPVDQVISFRYPSYAVRHPRHVCWLNHRMREYYDLWERFIVPLRWKGLLKEKVRRRIIHTVDRYLLTRNVTKLYTISATIQQRLQRFGGIPADVLYPPAPQRPYRCEGYGEEFFAVSRLTPLKRLDLLIRACAEPQARHLRCAIAGDGEDARRLTQLIHDLGVGDRVRLVGSVTPSQLVDHLARCRAVVFPTLSEDYGLVTVEAFASRKAVVTCTDSGGPAELVRHRQEGLLADPTPASIADAMVELAESPALAEKMGSAAAAAGAALTWPRTLDRLLLR, from the coding sequence GAGGGCGGCCACGTTGTGCTGGCCCGTTCGCTGGTCGACGCGCTGCGCGAAGCGGGGCATGAAGTCGACCTGGTTCGAACGCCACAGAATCGGTTCGGGCGGCAGGGCGCCGCGTACCTGGCGACGTGGCTCACCGATGTCGGCGTCGCGTGCGATGAATCGCCGGTCGATCAGGTGATTTCGTTCCGCTATCCGAGCTACGCCGTACGGCATCCGAGGCATGTCTGCTGGCTGAACCACAGGATGCGCGAGTACTACGATCTGTGGGAGCGATTCATCGTGCCCCTCAGGTGGAAGGGGCTGCTGAAGGAGAAGGTCCGGCGGCGAATCATCCACACCGTCGATCGGTATTTGCTGACCCGGAACGTCACGAAGCTCTACACGATTTCGGCGACGATTCAGCAGCGGCTGCAGCGCTTCGGCGGTATTCCTGCCGACGTGCTCTATCCGCCGGCGCCGCAACGGCCCTACCGCTGCGAGGGATACGGCGAGGAGTTCTTCGCGGTCTCCCGGCTCACGCCACTCAAACGGCTCGATCTGCTGATTCGCGCCTGTGCGGAGCCGCAGGCCCGGCACCTCAGGTGCGCGATCGCGGGCGATGGCGAGGACGCGCGGCGGCTCACGCAGTTGATCCACGATCTCGGCGTTGGGGACCGCGTACGCCTGGTCGGTTCGGTCACCCCGTCCCAGCTGGTGGACCATCTCGCCAGGTGCCGCGCTGTGGTGTTTCCGACGCTGTCCGAGGATTACGGGCTGGTGACCGTCGAGGCGTTCGCCTCACGCAAGGCGGTCGTCACGTGTACCGACAGCGGGGGCCCCGCCGAACTGGTCCGCCACCGGCAGGAGGGGCTCCTGGCCGATCCCACGCCAGCCTCCATCGCGGATGCCATGGTGGAACTCGCCGAATCCCCGGCGCTCGCCGAGAAGATGGGGTCGGCGGCGGCGGCCGCCGGCGCCGCGCTCACCTGGCCCCGCACCCTCGACCGACTCCTCCTGCGATAA
- the ttcA gene encoding tRNA 2-thiocytidine(32) synthetase TtcA: MSYRSTLEARLARKVTRAITEYDLIGDGDRVMVGLSGGKDSWALMQILDVLRQRAPIAFSLVAVTVDSGYPGFRHEAISRACAERGWEHHVEHTNIGETIDDLLDPAETPCSLCARFRRGVLYRLADRFGVTRIALGHHSDDFIETLLLNLLFAGALKSMPARLVSDKGQHVVVRPLVLVCEDDARAYARESGLPIVGCGCPSCGNLGLQRQRVKRIIFDLEGEHPGVKSSMLRALSNVVSSRLLDKRLNRSASEDGV, translated from the coding sequence ATGTCGTATCGCAGCACGCTCGAAGCGCGACTGGCGCGCAAGGTCACGCGCGCCATCACGGAGTACGATCTGATTGGCGATGGCGACCGCGTGATGGTCGGCCTGTCGGGTGGCAAGGACAGCTGGGCGCTGATGCAGATTCTGGACGTGCTGCGCCAGCGCGCGCCGATCGCCTTCAGCCTCGTCGCGGTGACGGTTGATTCCGGGTACCCCGGCTTTCGGCACGAGGCCATCAGCCGCGCCTGCGCCGAACGGGGCTGGGAGCACCACGTTGAGCACACCAACATCGGCGAAACCATCGACGATCTGCTCGATCCGGCTGAGACCCCCTGCTCGCTGTGCGCGCGCTTCCGGCGTGGCGTGCTCTATCGACTGGCGGATCGATTCGGGGTGACCCGGATCGCGCTTGGTCATCACAGTGACGATTTCATCGAGACGCTGCTGCTGAATCTACTGTTCGCGGGCGCACTGAAGAGCATGCCGGCGCGCCTGGTGTCCGACAAGGGACAGCACGTGGTGGTGCGGCCGCTGGTGCTGGTCTGCGAGGATGATGCCCGCGCGTACGCCAGGGAATCCGGATTGCCGATTGTCGGCTGCGGCTGCCCCTCGTGCGGCAACCTGGGTCTTCAACGTCAACGCGTCAAGCGGATCATCTTCGACCTCGAGGGCGAACATCCGGGCGTCAAGTCGTCAATGCTTCGGGCGCTCTCGAATGTGGTTTCGAGCCGGCTGCTCGACAAACGGCTGAACCGGTCCGCCAGCGAAGATGGGGTCTGA
- the radC gene encoding DNA repair protein RadC, which translates to MRHLSPRDRPRERLERLGATSLGDNELLAVILGSGTSDMDSLAMANAILETVGGVHGLIKATLDDLCRVQGVGVARAAQMLAALEFGRRTLLKTPPVKLRLSTPKDVALHLLPEFGARAVEQFGIVLVDARHQLLRTRILSVGTVDRSVVHPRDVFREAVSARATGIVLFHNHPSGDPAPSADDMALTKRMVEAGELMGIEVVDHLILTETRYLSFRELGRLR; encoded by the coding sequence GTGAGACACCTGTCGCCCCGCGATCGTCCCCGCGAACGGCTCGAACGGCTCGGCGCCACGTCGCTTGGCGACAACGAACTGCTGGCCGTCATCCTGGGCTCCGGCACGAGCGACATGGACTCGCTGGCCATGGCCAACGCGATTCTCGAGACGGTGGGTGGCGTGCACGGTCTGATCAAGGCCACCCTTGACGATCTCTGCCGCGTGCAGGGAGTGGGTGTGGCGAGGGCCGCGCAGATGCTGGCGGCGCTGGAGTTCGGCCGGCGCACGCTGCTCAAGACCCCGCCCGTCAAGCTGCGACTGTCGACACCCAAGGACGTGGCCCTCCACCTGCTCCCCGAATTCGGCGCCCGCGCGGTTGAACAGTTCGGGATCGTGCTGGTCGATGCCCGGCATCAGCTGCTGCGCACCCGCATCCTGTCGGTCGGGACGGTCGATCGCAGTGTCGTCCATCCCCGCGACGTGTTTCGCGAAGCGGTGTCGGCCCGCGCAACCGGCATCGTTCTGTTCCATAATCATCCGTCTGGGGATCCCGCCCCGAGTGCGGACGACATGGCGCTGACGAAGCGTATGGTCGAGGCGGGCGAGTTGATGGGCATCGAGGTGGTCGATCATCTGATTCTGACGGAGACGCGGTACCTGAGCTTCAGAGAGCTCGGACGCCTCAGGTAG
- the larC gene encoding nickel pincer cofactor biosynthesis protein LarC has protein sequence MGTVLYLDCSSGASGDMLLGALIDMGLSIERLQAALAGILPAGCELQASRVQRSGISATRFAVVEPADAGPEGHHAHRHLSQIVALIEGMPLAASIRRKAIDLFGRLGAVEADIHGIPVEHVHFHEVGALDSIVDIVGAVWAIEQLGVGRVVSSPLNVGAGTVETAHGRLPVPAPATLRLLEGAPIYSSGTPMELVTPTGALLVTGHAASFGPMPAMTVRQAGYGAGSREIEGHPNVLRAVIGETRESDAQSTVAVLECNIDDMNPQVFGYLMKRLYDLGALDVFYTPVQMKKSRPGTLVTVITPVSLREAALDMLFEETTTIGVRHQEMLRECLHREWTTVSTRYGEIRIKIARRGERVTNAAPEFEDCARLAAAQKVPVKDVHAAATRAYLDRAGRGANEM, from the coding sequence ATGGGCACAGTGCTGTATCTGGATTGTTCGTCGGGCGCGTCGGGCGACATGCTGCTCGGCGCACTCATCGACATGGGTCTGTCAATCGAGCGTCTCCAGGCCGCCCTCGCCGGCATTCTGCCGGCCGGGTGCGAACTGCAGGCCTCGCGCGTGCAGCGCTCAGGCATTTCCGCCACGCGGTTCGCCGTGGTTGAGCCGGCCGATGCCGGACCTGAGGGCCATCACGCCCATCGCCACCTTTCGCAGATCGTGGCGCTCATAGAGGGAATGCCATTGGCGGCATCGATCAGGCGCAAGGCGATCGACCTGTTCGGGCGGCTGGGCGCGGTGGAGGCCGACATTCACGGCATTCCTGTTGAGCACGTGCACTTCCACGAAGTGGGCGCGCTTGATTCAATTGTCGACATCGTTGGTGCCGTGTGGGCGATCGAGCAACTCGGCGTGGGCCGCGTGGTGTCGTCGCCGCTGAACGTCGGTGCGGGCACCGTCGAAACCGCACATGGCCGCCTCCCCGTGCCCGCGCCCGCGACCTTACGACTGCTCGAGGGCGCGCCGATCTATTCGAGCGGAACGCCCATGGAACTGGTGACACCGACCGGCGCGTTGCTGGTGACGGGCCACGCGGCATCGTTCGGGCCGATGCCGGCGATGACGGTCAGACAGGCGGGTTACGGTGCGGGAAGCCGTGAGATCGAGGGTCATCCGAACGTGCTACGCGCCGTGATCGGCGAGACGCGCGAGTCGGACGCACAGTCGACGGTGGCCGTGCTCGAGTGCAATATTGACGACATGAATCCGCAGGTGTTCGGGTACCTGATGAAACGGCTCTACGATCTGGGTGCGCTCGACGTGTTCTATACGCCGGTGCAGATGAAGAAGAGCCGTCCGGGCACGCTGGTCACGGTAATCACGCCCGTGTCCCTGCGCGAAGCCGCCCTCGACATGCTGTTCGAGGAAACCACGACGATTGGCGTCCGCCACCAGGAGATGCTGCGCGAGTGTCTTCATCGGGAATGGACGACGGTCTCGACCCGGTACGGCGAGATCCGAATCAAGATCGCAAGACGCGGTGAGCGCGTCACCAACGCGGCGCCGGAGTTCGAAGACTGCGCGCGACTCGCCGCGGCACAGAAGGTCCCTGTCAAGGACGTGCACGCTGCTGCGACCCGGGCGTATCTGGATCGCGCAGGGCGCGGGGCGAACGAGATGTAG
- a CDS encoding TatD family hydrolase: protein MIDSHCHLADEAFVADLPDVVGRARTAGVEDALCVLEASDEAEFARARVVGEQWDRIRLATGVHPHRAGAFAGHAGRAVDLVRERIAREPLVRAIGEIGLDYHYTFAPRDVQIDVFSAQVALARELALPVIIHTREADSDTIRVLDDIGRGDVGGVFHCFSGDRDLALMAVAMGFYVSFSGIVTFRKAERVQAAAAAVPLDRLLIETDCPYLAPAPYRGQRNEPAWVVRVGESVAGIHHMTPGDFSRAVTRNYRDLFRP, encoded by the coding sequence ATGATCGATTCCCATTGTCATCTGGCCGATGAGGCGTTTGTGGCGGACCTGCCGGACGTGGTGGGGCGCGCCAGAACGGCGGGCGTCGAGGACGCTCTGTGCGTTCTCGAGGCCAGCGATGAGGCGGAATTCGCCAGAGCCCGTGTCGTCGGCGAGCAGTGGGACCGGATTCGCCTGGCCACCGGTGTGCATCCGCATCGAGCGGGAGCGTTTGCCGGACATGCCGGCAGGGCGGTCGACCTGGTGCGAGAGCGAATCGCACGGGAGCCGCTGGTCCGCGCGATCGGCGAAATCGGCCTTGATTACCACTACACGTTCGCGCCGCGCGATGTTCAAATAGACGTGTTTTCGGCCCAGGTGGCGCTGGCGCGAGAGCTGGCGCTGCCGGTGATCATTCACACTCGCGAGGCCGACAGCGACACGATTCGCGTGCTCGACGACATCGGCCGGGGTGACGTCGGCGGGGTGTTCCACTGCTTCTCTGGCGATCGCGACCTGGCGCTGATGGCCGTGGCCATGGGTTTCTACGTGTCGTTCTCGGGCATCGTGACGTTTCGGAAGGCAGAGCGCGTCCAGGCGGCGGCGGCGGCGGTGCCTCTGGATCGGCTGCTCATTGAAACCGATTGTCCGTATCTCGCGCCGGCCCCTTATCGCGGCCAGCGCAATGAGCCGGCGTGGGTCGTTCGGGTGGGCGAATCGGTCGCAGGCATTCACCACATGACACCCGGCGACTTCTCGAGGGCGGTCACCCGAAACTACCGGGATCTCTTCCGGCCGTAG
- a CDS encoding polyprenyl synthetase family protein: MTRRAKLVNNTALDLTHIFEPIREDLERVDAEFGRHVQSQVDLIPRIGKYIQSSGGKRVRPAVLLMAARLCGYRGDRAVLYASVVEFVHTATLVHDDIIDDSNMRRGRLAVHSQWGNDVTVLLGDYLYIKSMALALTYDELDIIRLLCDVTLRMIEGELYQLTKNGDPDLTEEEHFEIIRRKTAYLFSGCARIGGMLAKGSPERVTALGEYGFKMGVAFQLVDDLLDLTGSIERLGKPVGSDLREGKITLPVINLLKTADAATGDLVRAAVRDRELSREQWEAISRKLVEHHAIEDAYARAVTFVEEAKQALHVFPPSPEREALMALPDYVLSRDR, encoded by the coding sequence ATGACAAGACGCGCCAAACTCGTGAACAACACCGCTCTCGACCTCACCCACATCTTCGAACCTATCCGTGAAGACCTCGAGCGGGTCGACGCGGAATTCGGCCGGCACGTCCAGTCGCAGGTTGATCTGATTCCCCGGATCGGCAAGTACATTCAGTCGAGCGGCGGCAAGCGGGTTCGCCCAGCGGTGCTGCTGATGGCGGCGCGGCTGTGCGGCTACCGCGGCGACCGCGCCGTGCTGTACGCGTCGGTCGTGGAGTTTGTCCATACCGCGACGCTCGTCCACGACGACATCATCGACGATTCGAATATGCGCCGCGGCCGGCTGGCGGTCCACTCGCAGTGGGGCAATGACGTCACGGTGCTGCTTGGCGACTACCTCTACATCAAGTCGATGGCGCTCGCGCTCACGTACGACGAGCTCGATATCATCCGCCTGCTGTGCGACGTCACGCTGCGGATGATCGAAGGAGAGCTGTATCAGCTCACCAAGAACGGCGATCCGGACCTCACCGAAGAAGAGCACTTCGAGATCATTCGACGTAAGACCGCCTACCTGTTCAGCGGATGCGCTCGGATCGGCGGCATGCTGGCAAAGGGATCGCCGGAACGTGTGACGGCGCTCGGCGAGTACGGATTCAAGATGGGTGTGGCGTTCCAGCTCGTCGACGACCTGCTCGATCTGACCGGCAGTATCGAGCGGCTCGGGAAGCCGGTGGGAAGCGACCTGCGGGAAGGGAAGATTACCCTGCCGGTGATCAACCTGTTGAAGACGGCGGATGCGGCAACCGGAGACCTGGTCCGGGCGGCCGTCCGCGACCGCGAGTTGTCTCGCGAGCAGTGGGAGGCGATCAGCCGCAAACTGGTCGAGCATCATGCCATCGAGGATGCCTACGCCCGCGCGGTGACCTTCGTGGAGGAGGCCAAGCAGGCGCTCCACGTATTTCCGCCCAGCCCCGAACGGGAGGCCTTGATGGCGCTCCCGGACTACGTCCTGTCAAGGGACCGGTAG